The genomic region aaaataaaatacagttaatatatataaaaggtacaatagtccatagtgcaatccgtgccattcagcaagagcagctgctccacttcaccgaaAGAGAGAGGTAACGTTATAACCACCAtgagagcaacgcaggtttaccttcagtttcgttttttaATAATTCGTTTTGACttgtttagctacatggttgtatatgCTTATGGGTCTCGTTAATAAAAAGGGTCGcgctaaaaaaaagtttaaaaaccggtATACCAACCGCAGCGCAATAGGTTACGATCAGATCGATGGCTACAGCGCTTCGGATTTCAggttagtatttttgttttacctcaatactttaatacaatgaaaatatatatgatactatattattaatatagtaaacTAACCTGACATATTGTTAACATGGTTACTTGTGTAGTTGTGGAATTTTCCCAGTCAGACGTCACTCGTTGGTCGGTGCTTGTTGGGGGCGGTGTGAACATGACAGTTTTTTCTCATAGAATTCTAAATCCAACGGCCAACTTGTTCGTTggcgtttgttggtgtttgttggccGTCGTCGgggcggtgtgaattggccttaagaAGAATTTCCAACAAAGCATATATCAGAAAAAGTCATATCTACCACTGTGGTTCGGATCAGGCTCTGTTGCTTTCCCTTTTTGAatgcaaattcattttttttttaattcaaaaacagtttgagattttttttgttttgacaaACAGTGATTTCCTGTAGGTCAGTGAGGGTTGCtgttttgactgtactaaaCAATACTATTTATTGCAGAAACAAGCTACAACTACTCCTTAGCACACACAATATAGTAGCTGGACATTCTTTTGTGTTTACTGACATGACGTTAATGCAAGAATGAATGATGTAAGCCTAGAATTTCCTGTGAAATCTGATTCTACAGtttgaaattgaaataaatattgttgGTTTACCATAACGAATTGTAATAAGTCAAGTCTGTGGTTTTGAATAAAGATTTGTTATATACTCTCTCAATAATTGAATttctatctatccgtccattCTTCAAACAGACTGTCCATTGTGGATCCTATCCCAGCATCTTATGCTGTAGGCATAAATGGAAATTCactaatttatagcaaaaaagaaaaaataaatgttgctcttgtacccctaaaggtatgATATCCTAACCTAACCGTGCTCACAGTTCTTTTTGAATTTGATGACTCCCCAGCTCTTGTGGCCTTATGGGATAATGTCCACTGGTTGCACAtgctgcagagtttagttctGTTCAACCCTGTTCAAACACACATCCCTGTAGCTTTCTAGTAATCtcaaagaccttgattagcttgtacAGGTGtttttgattagggttggagtaAAAATCTGCCAGAAAGTGGATCTTGAGAACCCCTGTCACGCAGGTATTAtatcatgaataaattatgcttttACACACAATTTCTGCATATGTAGCAGTAAGTACGCTTATTTGTTGCAAGGAATGGATATATGTGTAAGCTAAACAATATGCACTGGCTGGTCATTTAGTTGTTCCATTTAGACAGATAGAAACATAAAAGATAAGCTTCATATGATCATTCTGTAGCTGAAGCACATGCAATGCCTTATTCCTGATTGCATCATGTTTTTTCTTAGAGAGTGTGTGGTAAATTGGGCCTATCCAACAGTCTGTCCCTTAGATAAAGTTCAGTGGAACGGGTGGGGTTGCTTGTACTACTGAACACAGAGCCTGCCTGTCACAATCCCTTTAACTTTGCATCTtgtatctgtgtttgtgtgttttcttaGAATCCAATGAGTCTCAGAAGAAGCCCAATGCCAGGCAGAGAGACAGTGTCAAGACTTCCATATGCATAGAGTCTCTTTGTCAGAGTAATGTGTGAGTAGTACTGGTCCATTATAATGAATAGCACTGACCATTTGAACTGTTATTCTAACACCACACAGTCAGTCAACCAAATGAGTCCCAAACCATGATTAatgtgtttataatgatgcaGGTCTCTGGAGACAGTGACTGGAGTGAGTGCTACAGGAGGAGTATTCAGTATTCTCCTTACCGGTACACTTTACCTACAGGTATAACTGGCTGACAAGCTTACCACAAATCATAAAATGTCTATTTAACTGAACAAGAATTATACAGATTACTGGATCCTTTGTGCCATAATGCTGACAGAAATCAAAGGCCTGGGACTTTATTTGTTGGCACCTTTTTAATCTGATGTGTCACAGGGGCATCTTCTGCTTCTGGGCCCTTGACAATATGATTAATCCCTGTCAAAACCCCAGTATTATGCATATACATCATTGCCCTCTTTTAATAATGTGATGCTTACTTTTTGGCTGTTttattcagtttatttaaaaacacattataaatgcatgactgttagTCCAGGTCAATAAgacttttcaaaatatcttaatttgaacatttttatgaCAAGGATACGCAAGGTTAGTTCAGCTTGTTAAGTGTCATGTGGCACAACCACCCAAAAACGTAATGATTTATGAATTCAAAAAAAGACCTTCTTACcttgaaaaatacatttaaaaactttCAAGGTGCAAGGCAAAtagataactttttttttacttgataaATAATGACAATGTCATTACATATACAGTCTTCTTAAAAATGGTGAACTAACACACCAAACAATAGCTACAAAGAGTGCATATCTAAgaacttttcttctttttcatgGACGATCTTAGATTATTGAcccattaaaaataacaaaaagcttgattaatgtatataatttctttttcaCAGGCTGGAGAGTATGTGTCTATTCTCATTGACAATGGGACAGGCTCAGCACTCACAATTCTCCAAGACAGTCTGTTTTCTGGCATCCTTTTTGGAATATGAGGAcacaaacaaagcacaaacCAATGACTATAAAAAAAGACAAGTTTCTCTGTGCTGACAAAATACACAACTTTATTAGATGAGGTATTCAGgacatattataataataattacataagGATGACTTTTTTCAAGCATCTAAAAAAGAGTCTCTGTGTATAATgatctttaaaggattagtccacttttaaataaaattttcctgataatttactcacccccatgtcatccaaaatgtctttctttcttcagtcgaaaagaaattaaggtttttgatgaaaacattccaggattattctccttatagtggacttcaatggcctccagacagttgaaggtcaaaattacagtttcagtgcagcttcaaagggctttaaacaataccagacgaggaataagggtcttatctagtgaaactatctgtcattttcgaaaaaaatacaactgtatatgctttataaacacaaattaacggcttgcacgtgcttccgctttccgtattcctCAAAACGCTTATGTCGTATGTTCTACGCTTTCCCTATTCTatttacggaaaaaaacgaaactggtgccgcgttcgttccgtacgTAGAATAGGGAaagcgtaggacatacagctaataataataatttgtgtttataaagcatatatagttgtattttttttcgaaaatgaccaatcgtttcgctagataagacccttattcctcgtctggtattgtttaaagccctttgaagctgcactgaaactgtaattttgaccttcaaccatctggaggccattgaagtccactatacggagaataatcctggaatgttttcatcaaaaactttaattccttttcgactgacgaaagaaagacatgaacatcttggacaTCCCcatgatgacatgggggtgagtaaattatcaggaaaattttatttaaaagtggactaatcctttaacatttgCATTGCAAATTTGCATTGTTGCAGCAGGGTTGCACTGCTATTTCTTTCCAAAATAATGGAAACTTTAATCTGTTCATAGAggtgtatgtatttttttcatgtggTATGTTTATGTATTCCATTCTTACCAGGGttgaagttttatttatttgcatttgctTTTTGAAACAATATTgatatttgtgtatatttgcAATAAATACTTATATAACTGCTGAAACCTGCTCTGGGAATTTATTTCAGTGaatatattgatttatataAATTGCCTTGTTATATAAAGTGCCTTGTTACTGAAGAAAGTACGGGGCCCCGCTCATGACATACAGGAAAAGGATAAATTAGTAGGCTAAATTGTGAGCACACTTTACTAAGTCGTTCCCTctatttataaatcatgtgcacgatttactaatccattccctcaatttactaaattgagggaatgaattagtaaattgtgcgcacaattcaTTTTGTTCCCTGCATGTGCAGTGTAGTACAGTAGTACAGTGTTTCAACATGCATTTTAAGCATCCTGTTGTATGAAAGATTTTCatgttttgcaatttattaCTGAACCTTTTGGAAAACAGAAACATTTCCGTCAAGTCAAGTCTACTTTAGCACTTTATACattacagattgtttcaaagcagctttacagtaataaacaggaaaatgatgataaatgatgcaaacagaattcaactctgctgtaaagcagctctaaaaaatagtgtcattattcagcagaagtcagttcaatgttgattcagttttcTTCAGTAACTGTGTAGTAGTTCATCAATTATGGAATGAGTGTAATTCATCTATAAAACAGCTCTGTAGAAAACAACACAaaatgtcattgtccagctcagttcaaggattagttcactttaaaatgaaaattaccctatgatttactcaccctcaagccatcctatgactttcttctttcagacaaatacaattggagatatattaataatcaccctgatgctcccAAGCTCTGTAATGGCAGTGCACAGAAACTCCCTGTTAGAAGCTCAAAAAAGTACATCCATccatactccacatggctccggggggttaataaagtaaaataaagtaaatataattataaagtaaaataattagcttcctccagaccgccttctgtattcaacttacgtaAAAAGTGTGTAACGCCTCTCTCggttcaaaacgcttatgctAAGCACTACGttttccgtattcaacttatgaaacaAGCGTAACTGACAAGACATCagatagtgtcagtgcagtcaaatcaataatattgctgaatattaagaatattattaagagtccccaactaagcaagccaaaagtgaaaaatgtttcaacaaatatcttaattctTGTGATTTTGTGTGTATTAATGCCACTAATAAAGCAACTACTACCACATTTGCAGGATAAGTGGGGTGGACTTGCATGAAAATCTTAAGAGAAAAAACTAAAACCAACAGCAACTTATTTAGGTCTCTTTTCCACAGCATAGCAATACAAATAAAGCTACATTTATTACACAATTAAGATAAAAATGTTAGTATTATTTGGTAATGCTTGTGAATTTCATAGTGCATGAACGAAGACACAAACACTACATTCAGTGATGATGAATTTAGACGATATGTTCCAGTAGGGGATGAGGTCATCATGCTGGAAGAGTGGCGCCTGGTGTTTGGCACTGTGCCCTGCACCcccacatttttaataaaacattgtttagtatgtttttaaagctattttaaatatgacgactcatgaaatgtcctcatcaAACATGTTTATgtcataataccagtgtaatacccatgtcattatacaaatttgtgtcctcataaatcatgaaaacagtcacacacacacacacacacacacacacacacacacgcacacacacacgcaggcACACACACAATGAATGCTCTGCTATACCTTCCAGGGAAACATCTATCATAGCTTTTGTGGTCAGACTGCATTACCTTACAAGGATGGATTGCTGTCAAATAATGTGCAGAAAGATAAATGAGTGTATGGTAATAACATGCTTATTTATCCCATGATGGGTTCACTGAAAGCAGTGTCTCATTAACAAACAGACAAAGAAACACATGGGCCagtacacacaaacacttcaTTTTATCCCAAAACATAGTTGGGCAACTTGTTTCCTGTTAATTGCACAAGATGGcaggctttatttttatttatttatttttttttaggataaATAAGTGCCTTTTTTCATCCAAGACATTTTGACTCTTCCCACTCCATCCTGTCTTTCTCAGCTTTCAACACATTCACTCACCCCCTCCAAAGAAGCATGTCTATAACTTCGCTCCCCTCACTCAGCACCAACAAAACATTGCCAAAAGCACTAAACACACATGATTAAAAGAAAGATTGTGAGAGATAAACCTGTATTATAAAGGTGAGGAATGATAACCTGAGACTTTTTTTTGTCTCATTGAGATGCTCACCTTGTGTCACAGGCCCAATTCTATAATAtagaaattttaaataataataataataacaacaatacaaaataatatcTCTTTGTGAGCAATTGCAAAATTGAAAGCAAGCAGAATGCAGAACTGCAATTTGAGTTTGAAGTTaaagtacaattaaaataaactgaaaatgtaattctaatattttgtaatacaATGTAAAATTGTAATAGTCttgtttaaaagtaaaaaaaaaaaaaagtctgcagTCTTTATCTCATGCACATTATAGAAATTCAGGCAAACTTAGCTTTAGATTGATTGAGATAAAGATGTTCAAAACTTCAATTTCAATTTTCTATTGAGCCTTCCATTCATTAACCCTATGCCTTTTCTTGCATAGTATGAGATTGATGCTCCAACAGTGTCCTCTGTTGGTTAAATAACACAACATACTAAGTTTCAACATTTCATTTATTCCTGGAATTCCAGCCAGGCCACATCAAAAAGGAATAAACAAAGTGAATAAACTTTCTTGAAAGTGAATTGCATTAGAAACCAGGAGGAACAATAAAAATGCTGGCGGATAAACAAAACAGTCAGACATGCTGTAGTACTGATATAGTCTGTTTCATAGGTCCTGTTGATCCAGTGTGATACTTTCACTGCCCTTACAATATGTATATGGAACATTTAATGTCCACTTTTGgcaaaaagtactgtttttgcTACTGTTGATTAAAGTGCCAAAGAGGGGAATCTTCTAAGCCGGCTCAGCCTCGGTGACGGAGGACATTGTCTCATGTTATTCTTGGAAGGTAGTTTTGGTGTTTTGGGCATTGGCAGTGGATCCAGTGGTTCAGCTACCTTCACAGTATTCTTACCGTAGAGTTTCCTCTCATAGTCCAGAAGTTGGGTCCAGAATCCTGTATTAAGGCTGATGTAGGGTCTACTGTCTTTAACCCAGTTATGTGCCTGCCGCAGAGTCACTCCTTTGTACTTCATAAGGTAGGCCATTATTAGAGCAGGTGAGCGACTCATGCCCGCAGCGCAGTGCACTAGGGTTCCTCCGGCTCTGTTGTTGTGGATTCGAGCTGAAACGTGGTCAAAATGATCGCCCAAACGGGCATTTGGAAGGTCGGACACTGCAACACGTATGCACTTCACACCTGGGTAGATAGGGCAGGCGTGGGACAGGGTCACGTTCACAATGAGTGTAATGCCTTTGCGGG from Megalobrama amblycephala isolate DHTTF-2021 linkage group LG7, ASM1881202v1, whole genome shotgun sequence harbors:
- the si:ch1073-184j22.2 gene encoding dual specificity protein phosphatase 18 — translated: MSISQITPTLFLSGADAPMNQALMTRKGITLIVNVTLSHACPIYPGVKCIRVAVSDLPNARLGDHFDHVSARIHNNRAGGTLVHCAAGMSRSPALIMAYLMKYKGVTLRQAHNWVKDSRPYISLNTGFWTQLLDYERKLYGKNTVKVAEPLDPLPMPKTPKLPSKNNMRQCPPSPRLSRLRRFPSLAL